The sequence gaggctcgaagcctcctttcaagaggctcggaagcctcctttcaagaggctcggaagcctcctttcaagaggctcggaagcctcctttcaagaggctcggaagcctcctttcaagaggctcggaagcctcctttcaagaggctcggaagcctcctttcaagaggctcggcggcctcctttcaaaaagcttggaatcctcctttcaagaggcccgggagcctaaATGACTTTTGGATAAATGACTTTTGGTGATTTTCGCTAATGGTTCAAGTTGTCGGAACCGATTtccgcattgaagtcgcccatacAGATCTAGATATCACCCGTTGGAATTATGTCTATAATCGCATTGAGTTGGCTGTAAAGTCTAGAAGCTCTGTTTGTCTTACGAATTGGCAGCATCGCATAATAATGGTGTTCGATCACACATCGCTTCATCGCAGCGTGGCAGGCGAGCAAAGAAGCGTGCAGGTTGCCGTTCAATTGTGTGATCTTTTTGTTCACTTGCTTCGCGCCAATTGCTTGCGTTATATACGTAGCATTTGGCGCGCTGCAAAtctaattagatttaaattcaAATGTTTGTGCACACGTCCCCAATAATGTAATATTCCGTACTAAgagtcgcctataaaaggcgactctcaaattcatgttttgtacAGTGTCTCGAAAGTAACCTCCGagctggcacgctgcctctcggaggcaataaaTCAGAAGTTCAGTTGAAGAAGTAGTTTCCTTCATTCGTCGCCCAGAATAGCAcatcaaaaaataaatcacaacgtagggtcgtcccaccctggacgaaacaaatggattatagtaaggtttccgAATCTGTAAAACTCTGTGAAAAACGCTGTGAAACTCGGAATATCATCTGTGCAATGTATGTATGTCTGTGCAAGTACTTTAGGTTCCAAGATGTTTTTTCTACTTTCCATTTCCCTATATTGAGACTAAGGAGTGTGTGTATTGCAATGAAATGCATAGCTTAACTATAAACCTTTCCATTATCAGAATCAATGTATCGTGATTGAAAAGCAACACAAATATGTATAGAGTAAATTAAAACTACATCTTCCAAATGACCTTTCCACTCTAGATCCGACTATTGATTCAAAATCATACATGAATtaattgaatgaatgaatagTAGTCGGTCTGTCCACACCCGATGACGTCAATCGACATGTTGATCGAATAAACAATTCCCATCCCTATGGGTGCCCCATCTCATCAAAGTTCAATTACAGTTCCATCGGGATGCTTATATAGAAATGATTTGAACATGATTAAAATTCACTTAAGGAACCAGACTCGGTTACCCGTGTCCGAGTACGCCCAGCAGACGTCTACGTTTCCCACAGGAAGTCATCGTCGTTTTCTTCGGAATGCTGCATATTAGGATTTTCCCATACGGTTATCGTATCATCTAGCTACATTACACAAAGGCATGTGAAGCGATATGTTTGATTCAAGGCTGTTTACATATACATTTGGTACCTACCAATGCGGCACATCGGAAATTTAACTTATAGGCATATCGAATTTCATAGTAACGGAAGTGCACCTACCATAGGAATTTCTACTTCCAATTAGGTTTTCTGCGAGCATGTacgtagggtatctgttctaCTATTAATAatatgctcctatatcaataacatttgtGTCATGTTTTGATGTAATCCAGCgttctcactgctgaaaaaaaatcacaatgatgtgaaataaaacaatttgcgcaccaattctttgttttcgatacTAGGTAGGTATATACGCACATTTCACTCAGTTTGGGCACTTGTCATATGGGATTATTTTCAACCACGAATTACGCGTTCATGTTCGTGGGAATACATTGGAAATTAATCCTAACCTATAACAATTCCACATACAGCTTGCCATCATTTGCGAAAAATGCACATACTGCATCAAGTCAACGACTGGCCATTCTATTAAAGTTcctccaaacacacgcgattctatcgcttggcgactgcgattctgttgcCGTTGGAATGGGTGCGTCAAtggaacgatagaatcgcggcggcTAGCTGTCGTTGACTTTCCATCGAGGAATGATTCATTGTATACCTTTCCGATCTTAACTTGCTTGCAAAAAAAcgaggcagcagggactatataCCAGGGTCTGGTGATTTCTCCCCACGGCCTTTgagagttagggggcctgtctaggatgtggttgGATTGGCAGTAGGCTCTGCTAAGCCCCTTCAAAACGCTGCgcgtgtccgcaagcaggccctatcatagcgactagagatgggcgctccgctcaggagctgttccaaagattcgcttccttacattgagctgatgagccatggatcttttttaaagaagcccagctcagcagcgcactttaaattgatgaaatcattgtcaaacacgcgcctagagaaactccctcgagcgtacgaactcgagtacgcgcgctgttgtattttgtacagcacaaacgaaaataccacgctcgcggtatacaacacaagcgagcttgtatgagcattccagtccagtaccgcgcacgtgctgatcatttattatttgcacctcaagcaccatcaagccaagcgacagcACCATCTAGTCAAGCAACAGAAttcatttctgctgcagagaggaataagaaatacacaagcaaaaataatctagcttgccgtctatttcttaacccatacccacatactcggcgctacgaacggacacacaaaagatacctagagtagagtggggcaagagtacgcacttagttttcaaacgatcatgtggcccttatgaagcaagcttctgcataccaaatcagtgtcgatgattcatatactcttcttTTATGTTACCcggtggaaaaaatattgaaattattgagaatcgttttagtagaacccttattgcaagacaagtgaaaaacgcactcttaccccaccggtggggtaaaagtgcgcatcgggtggggtaagagtacgcatttagccaatcatgtgctttaagtatatattaacacaaataagaattaataacatttaattgatgattaataagcatatattagggaatgtttaaagattacgtaactcttaaagggggagggggtcttaaaaatgtgcactttcatacgaaaaaccattgttttttttatatccaAAAAATTACAGAGGTAATAATATATATCacgtttcgcgtggcgtatacaaaggcattttcctcaaagaaagtccaccaatcacgtaacgtaaaatttggctatttcatcacccctcccccccccctatcttacactatttgtatgaatcctctaaaaattatatggagcGTCACACacctcacaacccctcccagctaaacattgcgtaatttatgaatgtttcttttgattaaatgaaattatcatttagatgaaattgtgttttcgtactatgtttaggtgtacaacaagtcctaatacaatttcattatatcgcttagtgctttgttcgctaagtcctttctaataCCAAAGTACTTCaatttatcctaaaaacttgtgataatttcaaattctgtccctattttcttagttgtggatctttaccctttggaagaagtcttatttcggccggagatacgggtttgacatcataacttgaagattcatatgcgtactcttgccccaccggttcctgcgtacttttaccccacagtcccaacaattattcaagtaatggttttgacttcttggaaaaccaatcggattggtgttctgtaccataaagtactctatacaataggttatcgaaatggtataatgttcaccagattgaacgtatatatggtaatgaaatactagttgcggaaatccaattatttttagcaaaatgaccaaaaagttatctaacttcatatctcccttgttgtttattcaaatcgtttacaattacgcatgataatagttggccagaatacctgtcaaactgatgcagtgctgctagtttatctttttttattacttcaaaaaatcgaaaacgtactcttaccccacgcgcactcttgccccactctactctagtagtgcggtagcgaacaacccgtaccaagcaaaagatccgaagatccgaacaactctcagttccgctcatgtcgtcgtccagctcgaaattgctatgacatggaagcgagagctgcgccaccagctcagatccgtgcgacacggatctcgatccggatcagtcgcgaccgattctagcgagcgaaccgtgtggttcaaacgaaccgaactgggagctgtgtcttgcacggagcggatcttttacttgcgacgggttttcccgccagcatactgctacatgtgcactcggtttgtttgtagcacagtgctctgtatttttttactctcttgtttttatttctctcgcatttcgggagccaatatagatgaatggactcgcttgtatgaaaatgtcatCCACTTTATCAATGTGTCGTGTTTTCTAAACTGTCCGTTGATGAGAAGGAACGAGAAGTTCGGAAGTATCAGCTCTGTCGGAACTGTCTTCGAAAGGGTCATCTAGCCAAGGAATGTCCATCCTCAAGCACTTGTCGAAAGTGCAAAGGACATCACCACACTCAGCTTTGCCAAAGTTCCGGTCTTCCAGCCTCGAAGTCTAATGAAGTCTCCGAATTCAAAGAGAACCCGCTTCATCAATCTGTCGAACAACCCTCCGCATCAGTATCAGCATCACTTGACGAGCACATCAGTTACGCGACGGCCGGCCGCAGACGAAAAAGTGTACTTCTCGCTACTGCCATTGTCATCATTGTTGACGACCATGGAAGGGAACATACAGCCAGGGCATTGCTTGACTCGGGCAGTGAATGCTGTTTCGCCACTGAATCGTTTTCTCAAACACTGAAGGCCCAACGGAAACGAATCCATCTTCCACTCGCAGGGATTGGAATCGCATTTCAAGTTTCTATCGAAAATCCGCTCTCGTGTTTGCAATTACTCTGCCAGATTTCTTCGTCCTGCCAAATATGGCAATCGATCTTCCTTCCACCCCAGTATATGCCTTAGACCAGATCCCTCCAAGCATTCAGCTAGCAGTTCCTGTCTTCCATCAGCCGAACCATGTTGATCTCATATTGGAAGTAGAAATATCCGTTGAGCTTTTCAATGTGACAGGCCGAATCCAGCTTGGGAATGGATTACCAACTCTCGTGAATTCCGTCTTCGGCTGGGTCGTTTCCGGGGAAACCACACAGCCTTCTATCACCACTCCAATCATTTGTAATATTGCCACCGTGAGTGACATCAACAATCTCATGGAGAAATTTTGGTCCATCGAAGAAGACAGCGTTCGTTCTTGTTACTCTGTTGAAGAAATTGCGTGTGAAGAGCATTTCCGCCGAACATTTTCTCGAAATCCCGACGGTCGCTACATCGTGCGTCTTCCTGTAAAAGAAGAGGTGATCGTAAATCTCGTTGACAATCGCCGTACTGCTATTCGTCGTTTCCGGTTACTGCAAACTCAACTTGCGCGAAATGAAGAACTCAACCAACATTATTGTGACTTTATGAACGAGTATTTGACATCGGGTCATATGCAACGCGTTGAAGAGAATCAATCATCTCCGAGACCATGTTATTATCTACCCCATCATGCTGTCGTTAAAGAGGACAGTACCACCACAAGGGTACGAGTTGTTTTTGACGCGTCTTGTCCCACACCAAATGGCCCATCTTTAAATGATGCACTTATGGTCGGCCCAATAGTGCAAGAAAACCTAAGGTCCATTATTATGCGTTCTCGAATCCGCCCGGTTCTTCTCAACGCCGATATTAAGCAGATGTATCGGCAGATTCTTACTGATCATCAAAGCAACAATTTACAGCACATCGTCTGGAGTCCTTCACACGAAGTCCCACTCTATACATACGAATTGAAAACCGTTACATACGGTACCGCCAGCGCTCCTTTTCTTGCCACAAGGGTACTGCAACAACTCGCCGAAGACGAGCAGGACAATTTCCCGGATGCTGCGCACGTGCTTCGGAAAGACTTTTATGTCGATGATTTATACTCTGGAGCAAACACGATAGAAGAAGCTGTTGCTTTGCGAAAGCAACTGGAAGCACTTTTACAGAAGGGGGGATTTGAATTACGTAAATGGATCTCCAACGAATCAGCTGTTGTACAAGACGTTGCTCCTGAGAAGAAAGCCGTTCAATCCACTATCGATTTAGAACGAGATCTAAGTGTGAAAACGCTCGGACTGCATTGGGTGCCAAACACCGACATGCTACGGTATAAGACCAGAGCCTCGTATCCCTCCGAAGAACCTCTCACCAAAAGAATGGCGCTTTCGCAAATAGCATGTTTGTTTGACCCACTAGGGCTAGTAGGGCCAGTCATAACGACTGCCAAAATATTTATGCAAGGAATTTGGACACTTGTAGACAAAGACGGAAAACAGTGGCAATGGGATAAAGAACTTCCACCGACGTTCAAGGCTCGATGGGAATCGTATCAGTCACAACTTCCCAGTCTTAATGAGCTTCGTGTCCCACGCTGCGTCATTCTGCCAAACCCAACAACAATCCAAATACACGTCTTCTCAGATGCTTCCGAACACGCCTATGGGGCATGTGTTTATATTCGCTCCGTAAATTCCAAAGATCAAGTAATGAGTGCACTCTTGACTGCAAAATCGAAAGTCGCACCACTGAAAAAGCAAAGCATACCGCGATTAGAACTTTGCGGGGCCCTAATTGCGGCTCAACTATACGAAAGGGTTGTATCGTCTCTCCAGTTAAAAATCGAAACATTCTTCTGGGTTGATTCAACCGTAGTGCTATGTTGGCTAAAATCCACTCCTTCTTCTTGGATTACATTTGTGGCTAATCGAATTTTGAAGATACAGCTTGCCACTGAACGTTGTGTATGGAATCACGTAGCGGTAAGCCAGAATCCCGCTGATCTAATATCGCGAGGAACATCAGCTGACAACCTTAAGTACAAGGATCTGTGGTGGTGTGGCCCAAAATGGCTACGAAGTGAACCGAATGAGTGGCCAATTCGTCTAATAAACTCCAATCAACCGGAAGAAGCATTACGCGAAGCCAAAGGAGCACCTATTACTACCGTTACGGCTGCAGAAGAATCGTCATTCAACGATCAATACGTAGACAAATTCTCCAACTATAATCACATGCTACGAGTCACCGCTTATTGCATCAgattctattttaattgccgGCAGCGTATGTACAACCCTCGCATTGGCACCTTTCTCACCTCGGAGGAAATCAATCGAGCAGAAATCTCACTCCACGCTCTTGGTTCGCTCGTATCATCTACAACACTTACATGCGGCACCACAACTTCTGATCACTCTACTCAGACTTCGGTACTGGATCATAGGGGCCAGGGACCTCGTCAAGAAAATCGTTCGTAATTGTGTTAGCTGTTTCCGCAATCGTCCAAGGTTATTGGAACAGTTTATGGCAGAGTTACCTAGGGCAAGGGTGACTGCGTCGCGGCCCTTCACGGTCACAGGCATTGATTACTGGGGACCCATTCAGATCCAACCACCTCATAGAAGAGCTGCCCCAAGAAAAGCGTATGTAGCTGTTTTTGTCTGCTTTAGTACGAAAGCTGTTCACCTCGAATTGGTGGCAGATTTGAGTACTGCAAAGTTCTTGCAAGCATTGCGTCGATTTGTTTCCCGGCGAGGGATATGCTCAGAAATTCATAGCGACAACGGACGAAATTTTGTAGGGGCAAACAACGAGCTTCGTTCCCTACTTCGCAGTGAAGACCACAAGGCTGCAATTATAACAGAATGCAACGAAAAGGGTATCAAATGGCATTTTAACCCACCGAAGGCATCCCACTTCGGTGGGCTTTGGGAAGCTGCCATAGCATCGGCCCAAAACACTTTTTCCGAGTGCTAGGAACACGCATATTGGCCTACGATGACACTGAAACATTACTTGCACAGATAGAAAGTTGCCTCAACTCTAGGCCTCTTGTTCCGCTAAACGACGACCCTAGCGACTTCGAGGCGCTTACTCCTGGCCACTTCCTTACCggcagtgcattgaaagcagttCCGGATTACGACTACTCCTCGACACCGTTCAATCGTCTTCGTCAATGGCAGCAAACACAGAAAATATTCCACGACATTTGGAAAAGATGGCACTCCGAATACCTTGCCACACTTCAGCCAAGAACGAAATGGTTGAAAGCCGCTGCTGACATAGAAATCGGTCGACTGGTGATCATTAAAGATGAAAATTCTCCACCTCTGCGATGGGAAATGGGACGTATCGTGGAAGTTCATGCCGGGGCCGACAACATCGTTCGTGTTGTTactttatagcctattcagattgggctatttatgactttgttaagtgagagggtatccaattattacgaggtgttcagactgcagcaagataatatatcttgacgtttccatgtttcctcatttgcacgctaatacagggttgaattcaaggggagttttaaaatttaatttgcgaaatcaagcatttgtgtggcgacaatcgaacatttttctgaacaaagtttctaagaaaaaaaaatatataaaaaaaaatatgaaaagggattttcgaagaatatttgaagctctcattaaggataatgagcgaagctacattcattagttgggtgcgccgttcttcggggaatcacactattcctcaatttattttcaagtttaaaaagtattttgattctgtactatgatcgaacggagatttgatagaaaaatttagatacttttgggaattctcacaactaaaaaaaaaggacgattggtccaattttcaagaaatattatcgaactaaaatgtatttccaccagtatctccatgtatgaagggcaactcagcaattttttttttcaaaatggaaaCTTAACCATTGAGCCCTaatcgacaatcaatgatacagttactaacaaaatcgaatcgtgtgaatgtgatataatttaaactggattttggatgaattaatgcattaccaatccatgttttatttaaggttattctactttatatatacatcccattcaaatcgttcagttgtcccacgtgaaaaatgttgaaatccaaagtatatttagccattcaaggagcagaattgaaacaatttatgaaatcatgtttattcatcaaatatattcgttttacaaccattcctacgtttgtcctaaattgtcttccgcattggcccttgaactttgaaaatttatacgatttgttctattaaatctaggtttaagttaaatacttcatgttaattctagagagcatctattttttaaacaattcatgttgaataagttgagaataaataattatcatcattatttttcatcatataaaatgctttccacaaaaccatcacaatccgagttattcttcagcgctcagaagatttccatctaacatgcattcgaccctgctgcgacagaaagagcatgactgtcaactacgaaacgaaatgaaaacagagagaattttctctctggcaaagagagcgtgacgcttgtcagttttgttttgttgaatttctccctgcattccagttagaacgaaagctctctcgtaataattgttcgtaataaattcttaatgactctttttagcgggtatcttttgacagcgcaaaatgtatggaatattacgtaaataatgacatcataaagcgtatttaccctgaaacgccaattattatgtcattaatggcgtaatctgaataggccaTTACAAACACCGCACGGAATGTTCAAGCGACCAGTAGCGAAAATCTGTTTACTCCCGATCATGTCAAGATCAGCTGAAATATCGCCACCTCCTATTCGATCTCATGAGAAACTGCTCCATCCAACTAACTTTGAGCCTACGAAACATCAGTAAACAGCAGTTCCAACAATGAAACctgaaatggaaaataaaaagcCTCTTTTTCAAGAGGACAAGGTTAGAATCTGTCCAATTAGCTATTACTTTGCGAATCCGGCTACCgggtcttcttttttgtttctaTCAACAGTTGAGACATCGCAGCATCAACGATTTGACATCGAGTTGACATCACTACCATGACAAGCAAATCATCATCGTAAGTGACACCATACGTCGTCATCAGACAGTTCGTCAATAATGTAAACAATCATCAAAGCGTATCAGAAATCATTTTCTGAAGGGGccacactccaaataatctaaacgttgtttccacctgaattttcaggtacattttacgtgcacacgtagctgcaaatgcttcagaaaattcaggtgaaacttacgtgtccggtgaattctatccaaaactcaggtagaacttacctgattttcacgtagaatgagaattctatcaaaaaatcaggtaaaagttacgtgaatttcaggtggaaaaaaatctacgtactttttcaggtggaaaaacgtgcagatttttttgggtgcgGAATGTCCGTGTATACACGGAGTGATTTTGACTGTGCATCCGAGCGCCATCTAGTTGTCGAtattcatcatcgtcatcatcacgACTACCTCTTGATCGTGACTTGGTCAACTGACTCCGACAACTTTTACGTTTGGCAGCAATGACCCTTCGGAAATAGCAACATGGCGAAAGCTTACTTCCGATGATACCAACCGGTGATAATCTATAAAAGCTCGCTGTGCCATGAGCATGTTCTCTTTTAAAG comes from Armigeres subalbatus isolate Guangzhou_Male chromosome 2, GZ_Asu_2, whole genome shotgun sequence and encodes:
- the LOC134209533 gene encoding uncharacterized protein LOC134209533 — encoded protein: MAIDLPSTPVYALDQIPPSIQLAVPVFHQPNHVDLILEVEISVELFNVTGRIQLGNGLPTLVNSVFGWVVSGETTQPSITTPIICNIATVSDINNLMEKFWSIEEDSVRSCYSVEEIACEEHFRRTFSRNPDGRYIVRLPVKEEVIVNLVDNRRTAIRRFRLLQTQLARNEELNQHYCDFMNEYLTSGHMQRVEENQSSPRPCYYLPHHAVVKEDSTTTRVRVVFDASCPTPNGPSLNDALMVGPIVQENLRSIIMRSRIRPVLLNADIKQMYRQILTDHQSNNLQHIVWSPSHEVPLYTYELKTVTYGTASAPFLATRVLQQLAEDEQDNFPDAAHVLRKDFYVDDLYSGANTIEEAVALRKQLEALLQKGGFELRKWISNESAVVQDVAPEKKAVQSTIDLERDLSVKTLGLHWVPNTDMLRPLVPLNDDPSDFEALTPGHFLTGSALKAVPDYDYSSTPFNRLRQWQQTQKIFHDIWKRWHSEYLATLQPRTKWLKAAADIEIGRLVIIKDENSPPLRWEMGRIVEVHAGADNIVRVVTL